In Nocardia asteroides, the following proteins share a genomic window:
- the gcvT gene encoding glycine cleavage system aminomethyltransferase GcvT: protein MTDNALLEGPIHAVHVELGATFAPFGGWEMPVQYAGTVGEHTAVRTTVGLFDVSHLGKATVAGPGAAAFVNSALTNDLARIRPGKAQYTLCCAPDGGVIDDLIAYYVTDDEIFLVPNAANTAAVVAELSKVAPAGITVTDQHRDYAVFAVQGPKSTEVLSALGLPTDMEYMAYADADWNGHPVRVCRTGYTGEHGYELLPRWADAEPVFRALAEQVRALGGQPAGLGARDTLRTEMGYPLHGHELSLDITPNQARTGWAVGWKKPEFWGKAALEQEKADGPRRTLMGLRALDRGVLRQGQTVLRDGEPVGETTSGTFSPSLKAGIALALLDTTAKLEPGDEVEVDVRGRRLRCAVVKPPFVDTKTK, encoded by the coding sequence ATGACCGACAACGCGCTGCTCGAGGGCCCCATCCACGCTGTCCACGTCGAACTCGGTGCCACCTTCGCGCCGTTCGGTGGCTGGGAGATGCCCGTGCAGTACGCCGGCACCGTCGGCGAGCACACCGCGGTGCGGACCACCGTCGGGCTCTTCGACGTGAGTCATCTCGGCAAGGCGACCGTCGCCGGTCCCGGCGCGGCGGCGTTCGTGAACTCCGCGCTCACCAACGACCTGGCGCGGATCCGTCCCGGCAAGGCCCAGTACACGCTGTGCTGCGCGCCCGACGGCGGCGTCATCGACGACCTGATCGCCTACTACGTCACCGACGACGAGATCTTCCTCGTCCCCAACGCCGCCAACACCGCGGCCGTCGTGGCCGAGCTGAGCAAGGTCGCGCCCGCCGGCATCACCGTCACCGACCAGCATCGCGACTACGCGGTGTTCGCCGTGCAGGGCCCGAAGTCGACCGAGGTGCTGTCCGCGCTCGGCCTGCCCACCGACATGGAGTACATGGCCTACGCCGACGCCGACTGGAACGGTCACCCGGTGCGGGTCTGCCGCACCGGCTACACCGGCGAGCACGGCTACGAGCTGCTGCCGCGCTGGGCCGACGCCGAACCGGTGTTCCGCGCGCTGGCCGAGCAGGTGCGCGCGCTGGGCGGCCAGCCGGCCGGCCTGGGCGCCCGCGACACCCTGCGCACCGAGATGGGCTACCCGTTGCACGGGCACGAACTGTCCCTCGACATCACCCCCAACCAGGCCCGCACCGGCTGGGCGGTCGGCTGGAAGAAGCCCGAGTTCTGGGGCAAGGCGGCACTGGAGCAGGAGAAGGCCGACGGTCCGCGCCGCACCCTGATGGGCCTGCGGGCCCTCGATCGCGGCGTGCTGCGCCAGGGCCAGACCGTGCTGCGCGACGGCGAGCCGGTGGGCGAGACCACCTCGGGCACGTTCTCGCCCTCGCTCAAGGCCGGCATCGCGCTGGCGCTGCTCGACACCACCGCGAAGCTGGAACCCGGCGACGAGGTGGAGGTCGACGTGCGCGGGCGCAGGCTGCGCTGCGCGGTGGTCAAGCCGCCGTTCGTCGACACCAAAACGAAGTAG